In Acidovorax sp. 106, the following proteins share a genomic window:
- a CDS encoding glutathione peroxidase, with protein sequence MAIVWATGFALVAMPMTANAADAAASAGSGVCPTTLQHTYLRLQDEKPQSLCQYEGKVVLVVNTASYCGFTGQYKGLEALYSRYKDQGLVVLGFPSNDFAQEKGSNKEIADFCENTFGVKFPMFAKSSVKGADASPLYRQLAQLSGKTPQWNFHKYLLGRDGKLVDNYSSMTAPDSKSLIGAIEQQLAAPAPR encoded by the coding sequence ATGGCCATCGTTTGGGCCACGGGGTTTGCCCTTGTCGCGATGCCCATGACGGCCAATGCGGCAGACGCCGCTGCCAGCGCTGGCAGCGGCGTCTGCCCCACCACACTGCAACACACCTATTTGCGCCTGCAAGACGAAAAGCCCCAGTCGCTGTGCCAGTACGAGGGCAAGGTGGTGCTGGTGGTGAACACGGCCAGCTACTGCGGCTTCACCGGGCAGTACAAAGGCCTGGAGGCGCTGTACAGCCGCTACAAGGACCAGGGGCTGGTGGTGCTGGGCTTTCCGTCCAACGACTTCGCGCAGGAAAAAGGCAGCAACAAAGAGATTGCCGACTTTTGCGAAAACACCTTCGGCGTCAAGTTTCCGATGTTTGCCAAGAGCAGCGTGAAGGGGGCCGACGCGTCGCCGCTGTACCGCCAGCTCGCGCAGCTGTCGGGCAAAACCCCGCAGTGGAACTTCCACAAATACCTGCTGGGGCGAGACGGCAAGCTGGTGGACAACTACTCCAGCATGACCGCGCCCGACAGCAAAAGCCTGATCGGTGCCATTGAGCAACAGTTGGCGGCCCCAGCCCCCCGCTGA
- a CDS encoding NAD(P)/FAD-dependent oxidoreductase, translating into MKVAIIGSGISGLSVAHQLRSQAHVTLFEAGSYFGGHTHTVDVTLPDAAGKPVTHGVDTGFLVFNERTYPNLIALLAELGVATAKSDMSFSVQVPGARNGGALEWSGTNLSTVFAQRGNLVNPRFLGMLADLLRFNKLCTRIAQANAEQALMQPLGDFLKEHRFGEAFCDWYFLPMLGCIWSCPTDQMLQFPVATMIRFCHNHGLIQVANRPQWWTVAGGARNYVDKILAGLPDKRLNTPVRRIERDAAGVRVVTDQGTEHFDQVVLATHSDQSLALLAAPTPHERAVLGAIRYQPNRAVLHTDTTVLPQRRAAWAAWNYERAQQTGRESARVCLHYLINQLQPVPFAQPVVVSLNPMRSINPRQIVGEYEYAHPVFDLAAIAAQQQVPALQGQHNTWYCGAWTGYGFHEDGLKSGLTVARQLAPRLQSPQRLAA; encoded by the coding sequence ATGAAAGTCGCCATCATCGGCTCCGGCATCTCCGGCCTTTCGGTGGCGCACCAGTTGCGCAGCCAAGCGCATGTCACCCTGTTTGAAGCCGGCAGCTACTTCGGCGGCCACACCCACACCGTGGATGTGACCTTGCCCGATGCGGCGGGCAAGCCCGTCACCCACGGCGTGGACACGGGCTTTCTGGTCTTCAATGAGCGCACCTACCCGAACCTGATCGCACTGCTGGCAGAGCTGGGCGTGGCCACGGCCAAGTCGGACATGTCGTTCTCGGTGCAAGTGCCAGGCGCGCGCAACGGCGGGGCGCTGGAGTGGAGCGGCACCAACCTCTCCACCGTGTTCGCCCAGCGCGGCAACCTCGTGAACCCACGCTTTTTGGGCATGCTGGCCGATCTGCTGCGCTTCAACAAACTGTGCACGCGCATTGCCCAGGCCAATGCAGAGCAGGCACTGATGCAGCCGCTGGGCGACTTTCTGAAGGAACACCGCTTTGGCGAGGCCTTCTGCGACTGGTACTTTTTGCCCATGCTGGGCTGCATCTGGAGCTGCCCTACGGACCAGATGCTGCAGTTCCCGGTGGCCACGATGATCCGCTTTTGCCACAACCACGGCCTCATCCAGGTGGCCAATCGCCCCCAGTGGTGGACGGTGGCGGGCGGCGCACGCAACTATGTAGACAAGATCCTGGCCGGGCTGCCCGACAAGCGCCTGAACACCCCCGTGCGCCGTATTGAGCGCGACGCTGCAGGCGTGCGCGTAGTCACCGACCAAGGCACCGAGCACTTCGACCAGGTCGTGCTGGCCACGCATTCCGACCAATCATTGGCCTTGTTGGCCGCCCCCACACCGCACGAGCGCGCAGTGCTGGGCGCCATCCGCTACCAACCCAACCGCGCTGTGCTGCACACCGACACCACCGTACTGCCCCAGCGCCGCGCAGCCTGGGCGGCCTGGAACTACGAGCGCGCGCAGCAGACGGGCCGCGAGAGCGCCCGGGTGTGCCTGCACTACCTCATCAACCAGCTGCAGCCCGTGCCCTTTGCGCAGCCGGTGGTGGTGTCACTCAACCCGATGCGCAGCATCAACCCCCGCCAAATCGTGGGCGAGTACGAATACGCGCACCCGGTCTTCGACCTGGCCGCCATCGCTGCGCAGCAGCAGGTGCCCGCGCTGCAGGGCCAGCACAACACCTGGTATTGCGGCGCCTGGACGGGCTACGGCTTCCACGAAGACGGCCTCAAGTCCGGCCTGACCGTGGCGCGCCAGTTGGCACCGCGGTTGCAATCCCCCCAAAGGCTGGCGGCATGA
- a CDS encoding DUF1365 domain-containing protein: MTTEPRAAPTAQPLLGFGQVRHTRLRPAHHAFAYATFFAMLPLRTLAEGGSPGALAVNRRGAISFHDVDHGDGRSAEQGGALAWLDGLLRAEGIDNASGEVWLHTYPRVLGYTFKPVSFWYCHRADGSLRAILVEVNNTFGERHCYLLDTPQYGVEQTARKVFHVSPFCEVSGGYRFRFMRTAPGEQDAGRTVVRIDYDDANGPLIQTSVSGTLQPATAHMLRKALWGYPAMTLAIIARIHWHALQLWLKRVRFHRKPAAPASIVTR; the protein is encoded by the coding sequence ATGACCACCGAGCCCAGAGCTGCCCCCACCGCCCAGCCCCTGCTGGGCTTTGGCCAGGTGCGCCACACGCGGCTGCGGCCTGCGCACCACGCGTTTGCCTACGCCACGTTTTTTGCCATGCTGCCGCTGCGCACGCTGGCAGAGGGCGGCAGCCCCGGTGCCCTGGCGGTGAACCGGCGCGGTGCCATCAGCTTCCACGACGTGGACCACGGCGATGGCCGCAGCGCCGAGCAAGGCGGCGCGCTGGCCTGGCTGGACGGCCTGCTGCGCGCCGAAGGCATCGACAACGCCAGCGGCGAGGTGTGGCTGCACACCTACCCGCGCGTGCTGGGCTACACCTTCAAGCCCGTGAGTTTTTGGTACTGCCACCGCGCCGATGGCAGCCTGCGCGCCATCCTGGTCGAGGTGAACAACACCTTTGGCGAGCGCCACTGCTACCTGCTCGATACCCCGCAATATGGCGTGGAGCAGACCGCCCGCAAGGTGTTCCACGTCTCTCCGTTTTGCGAGGTGAGTGGAGGCTATCGCTTTCGCTTCATGCGCACTGCGCCCGGAGAGCAAGACGCAGGCCGCACCGTGGTGCGCATTGACTACGACGACGCCAACGGCCCCCTCATCCAGACCAGCGTGAGCGGCACCCTGCAACCCGCCACCGCCCACATGCTGCGCAAAGCCCTGTGGGGCTACCCGGCCATGACGCTGGCCATCATCGCCCGCATCCACTGGCACGCGCTGCAGCTGTGGCTCAAGCGGGTGCGTTTTCACCGCAAGCCCGCAGCGCCTGCCTCCATCGTGACCCGTTGA
- a CDS encoding cyclopropane-fatty-acyl-phospholipid synthase family protein: MNSTTAPRSAPALPAGTPAAARTALKLLQRLQHGQLTVQMPDGTLQHFGQGNGPSAAITFKNWNVCSAALKSGDIGFAESYIAGDWTTPHLTDLLKLFIANRQQVEGVIYGTWAGRLLYRIKHLLNRNTKANSQKNIHAHYDLGNAFYELWLDETMNYSSAWFEGDAGGDLRTAQHAKVRRALRMAGVQAGDRVLEIGCGWGALAEMATTEFGASLTGVTLSTEQLAFAQKRMAQHGVAGQADLRLQDYRDIHDGPYDAVCSIEMVEAVGREYWPTYFASIKRLLKPGGKACIQSIVIDDDLFARYISSTDFIQQYIFPGGCLPCPREFRREAEAAGLRVVDEFAFGQDYAETLKRWRERFLAQRTHILQLGFDERFMHIWEFYLAYCEAAFAMQNIDLVQYTLVNDSAAA, translated from the coding sequence ATGAACTCCACCACCGCCCCACGCTCTGCCCCCGCCCTGCCCGCAGGCACGCCCGCTGCGGCGCGCACCGCCCTCAAGCTGCTGCAGCGCTTGCAGCACGGCCAGCTCACGGTGCAAATGCCCGACGGCACGCTGCAGCACTTTGGCCAGGGCAACGGCCCCTCGGCGGCCATCACCTTCAAAAACTGGAACGTGTGCAGCGCCGCCCTCAAGTCGGGCGACATCGGCTTTGCCGAAAGCTACATCGCAGGCGACTGGACCACGCCGCACCTGACCGACCTGCTCAAGCTCTTCATCGCCAACCGCCAGCAGGTGGAAGGCGTGATCTACGGCACCTGGGCCGGGCGGCTGCTGTACCGCATCAAGCACCTGCTCAACCGCAACACCAAGGCCAACAGCCAGAAAAACATCCACGCCCACTACGACCTGGGCAATGCGTTTTATGAGCTGTGGCTGGACGAGACGATGAACTACTCGTCGGCCTGGTTTGAGGGCGACGCGGGCGGCGACCTGCGCACCGCCCAGCATGCCAAAGTGCGCCGCGCGCTGCGCATGGCGGGCGTGCAGGCGGGCGACCGGGTGCTGGAGATTGGCTGCGGCTGGGGCGCGCTGGCCGAGATGGCGACCACCGAATTTGGCGCCTCCCTCACGGGCGTGACGCTGTCGACCGAGCAGCTGGCCTTTGCCCAAAAGCGCATGGCGCAGCACGGCGTAGCGGGCCAGGCCGACCTGCGGCTGCAGGACTACCGCGACATCCACGACGGCCCGTACGACGCGGTCTGCTCCATCGAAATGGTGGAGGCCGTGGGGCGCGAATACTGGCCCACCTACTTCGCCTCCATCAAGCGCCTGCTCAAGCCCGGCGGCAAGGCCTGCATCCAAAGCATCGTCATCGATGACGACCTGTTTGCGCGCTACATCAGCTCCACCGATTTCATCCAGCAGTACATCTTCCCCGGCGGCTGCCTGCCTTGCCCGCGCGAGTTCCGCCGCGAGGCCGAAGCCGCAGGCCTGCGCGTGGTGGACGAGTTTGCCTTCGGCCAGGACTACGCCGAAACCCTCAAGCGCTGGCGTGAGCGCTTTTTGGCGCAGCGCACGCACATCCTGCAACTGGGCTTCGACGAGCGCTTCATGCACATCTGGGAGTTCTACCTGGCCTATTGCGAAGCCGCGTTTGCCATGCAGAACATCGACTTGGTGCAGTACACGCTGGTCAACGACAGCGCTGCCGCCTGA
- a CDS encoding efflux RND transporter periplasmic adaptor subunit — MPAFKLSPVALALTALCVLTGGAALLHTDASRAADKPAAAQPRPALTVTTAQPQRTSVTQRLSANGNVAAWQEASVGAESNGLRLTAVNVNVGDVVKAGQVLATFAADTVQADVAQARASVLEAEANAAEAAANAERARGLQASGALSQQQIQQYTTAEQTAKARVEAARAQLNAQQLRLKFTQVLAPDSGVISARTATVGAVLASGTELFRMVRKGRLEWRAEVTQAELARIRTGAKVQVTAASGAAVEGTVRMVAPTVDTQTRNALVYVDLPANPDIRAGMFARGDFALGEGSALTVPQEAVVVRDGFFYVFVVDGQQRAQQRKVQPGRRVADRVEITTGLDANATVAVRGAGFLNDGDVVRVANDTADSKPKQAPSPAPQAQAASK; from the coding sequence ATGCCCGCATTCAAACTCTCTCCCGTCGCCCTGGCCCTGACGGCCCTGTGCGTGCTGACCGGCGGCGCGGCCCTGCTGCACACCGACGCCTCGCGCGCGGCCGACAAGCCTGCCGCCGCCCAACCCCGCCCCGCCCTCACGGTGACCACCGCCCAGCCCCAGCGCACCAGCGTGACCCAGCGCCTGTCGGCCAACGGCAACGTGGCCGCGTGGCAAGAAGCCAGTGTGGGTGCCGAAAGCAACGGCCTGCGCCTGACGGCGGTGAACGTGAACGTGGGCGATGTGGTCAAGGCCGGGCAGGTGCTGGCCACCTTTGCGGCCGACACGGTGCAGGCCGATGTGGCCCAGGCCCGCGCCAGCGTGCTCGAAGCCGAAGCCAATGCCGCTGAAGCCGCCGCCAACGCCGAGCGCGCGCGGGGCCTGCAAGCCTCGGGCGCCTTGAGCCAGCAGCAAATCCAGCAATACACCACCGCCGAGCAGACCGCCAAGGCGCGTGTGGAAGCGGCCCGCGCGCAGCTCAACGCACAGCAGCTGCGGCTGAAGTTCACACAGGTGCTGGCGCCCGACAGCGGCGTGATCTCCGCCCGCACCGCCACCGTGGGTGCGGTGCTGGCGTCAGGCACTGAGCTGTTCCGCATGGTGCGCAAGGGCCGGCTGGAGTGGCGCGCCGAGGTCACGCAGGCCGAGCTGGCGCGCATCCGCACGGGCGCCAAGGTGCAGGTCACGGCTGCCAGCGGCGCGGCGGTGGAGGGCACGGTGCGCATGGTGGCCCCCACCGTGGACACGCAAACACGCAACGCCCTGGTCTACGTGGATTTGCCCGCCAACCCCGACATCCGCGCCGGGATGTTTGCGCGCGGCGACTTTGCGCTGGGCGAGGGCAGCGCCCTCACCGTGCCGCAAGAGGCCGTGGTGGTGCGCGACGGCTTCTTCTACGTGTTTGTGGTGGACGGCCAGCAGCGTGCGCAGCAGCGCAAGGTGCAGCCCGGCCGCCGTGTGGCCGACCGGGTGGAAATCACCACCGGGCTGGACGCCAATGCCACTGTGGCCGTGCGGGGCGCGGGCTTTTTGAACGATGGCGATGTGGTGCGCGTGGCCAACGACACGGCAGATTCCAAGCCAAAACAGGCTCCATCGCCCGCTCCACAAGCGCAGGCAGCTAGCAAATAA
- a CDS encoding efflux transporter outer membrane subunit yields the protein MVVTLAAPLTACTTTRPPQAVAPATPTAWQAPLPHDGQLQHLTDWWARTHDPVLVALITSAQRISPSLAQARSRVEQARATQTTARAALLPTLDAQASASRGVTAPVTTPATSAQAGLQAGWEIDLFGANQATRDAATERLAGAQALWHEARVSVAAEAALQVSSLRTCLQQLDVAERDAQSRAATARLTQDSQRAGFTAPATAALASASAAEATARAAQQRMQCDVDFKTLVALTGEPETALRNQVTTAPVPGFDEARFTIAALPVQVLSQRPDVYNAEREVAAASAEVGSAQAQRWPRLSLTGTVGTAWSRAAGTTTDLSTWSFGPLALSLPLLDGGRRAAQVDAARARYDEAVAVYQGRVRQAVSEVEQALVRLQSTAERADSARAAVQGYRTSFDATEARWRGGLASQVELEDARRTLLASQTTLVALQHERQSAWVALYRAAGGGFDAAHPTAQATPAATAL from the coding sequence ATGGTCGTGACACTGGCCGCGCCCCTGACAGCCTGCACCACCACGCGCCCGCCACAGGCCGTGGCACCCGCCACGCCCACCGCCTGGCAGGCCCCGCTGCCGCACGACGGGCAGTTGCAGCACCTCACTGACTGGTGGGCCCGCACCCACGACCCGGTGCTGGTGGCGCTGATCACATCGGCCCAGCGCATCAGCCCCAGCCTCGCGCAGGCGCGCAGCCGGGTCGAACAAGCCCGCGCCACACAGACCACCGCCCGCGCCGCCCTGCTGCCCACGCTGGATGCGCAGGCCAGCGCCAGCCGGGGCGTGACGGCCCCGGTGACCACGCCCGCCACCAGCGCCCAGGCCGGGTTGCAAGCGGGGTGGGAGATCGACCTGTTCGGCGCCAACCAGGCCACACGCGATGCGGCCACCGAACGCCTGGCCGGAGCCCAGGCCCTGTGGCACGAGGCCCGCGTGAGCGTGGCCGCCGAGGCGGCGCTGCAGGTGAGCAGCCTGCGCACCTGCCTGCAGCAGCTGGACGTGGCCGAGCGCGACGCCCAGTCGCGCGCCGCCACCGCGCGCCTGACCCAAGACAGCCAGCGCGCAGGCTTTACCGCGCCCGCCACCGCCGCCCTGGCCAGCGCCAGCGCGGCCGAGGCCACTGCCCGCGCTGCCCAGCAGCGCATGCAGTGCGATGTGGACTTCAAGACCCTGGTGGCGCTGACCGGCGAGCCCGAGACCGCGCTGCGCAACCAGGTCACCACCGCCCCCGTGCCCGGTTTTGACGAAGCCCGCTTCACCATCGCCGCACTGCCCGTGCAGGTGCTGTCGCAGCGGCCCGATGTGTACAACGCCGAGCGCGAAGTGGCCGCCGCCAGTGCCGAGGTGGGCAGCGCCCAGGCCCAGCGCTGGCCGCGCCTGTCACTGACGGGCACCGTGGGAACCGCCTGGAGCCGTGCGGCGGGCACCACCACCGACCTGAGCACCTGGTCGTTCGGGCCGCTGGCGCTGAGCCTGCCGCTGCTCGACGGTGGCCGCCGCGCGGCCCAGGTGGACGCCGCCCGCGCCCGCTACGACGAGGCCGTGGCGGTGTACCAGGGCCGCGTGCGCCAGGCCGTGAGCGAGGTAGAGCAAGCCCTGGTGCGCCTGCAAAGCACGGCCGAGCGTGCCGACAGCGCCCGTGCGGCCGTGCAGGGCTACCGCACCTCGTTCGACGCGACCGAGGCCCGCTGGCGCGGCGGCCTGGCCAGCCAGGTCGAACTGGAAGACGCCCGCCGCACGCTGCTGGCCTCCCAGACCACGCTGGTGGCCCTGCAACACGAGCGCCAATCGGCCTGGGTGGCGCTGTACCGCGCGGCGGGGGGCGGCTTTGATGCCGCCCACCCCACAGCCCAGGCAACCCCAGCCGCTACGGCGCTCTGA
- a CDS encoding HD-GYP domain-containing protein, which translates to MNLVAINFESVPLGEPLPFALRAASGALLAQKGFVVRNASELSEITGRGIQLCVDVDESGESYRAYVGRLQQMLMSETSLGELAAVKMSAPAAAPPPARNREERGPLDWSELQLRTTQVLRAPKAFDFRERFLQLHEDLARRCEQAPDATLLALVFLSAQETRMYSGTHAMLVSCICMVVGREMLRWPPDKVRQLGAAGLSMNIAMTELQDQLAQQTQPLTARQIAAVEDHANRSAALLAELGITDNVWLEAVRHHHHRKPGPFNEKTEGQQMARLIQRADVFGARIAPRAARSPMPVTAAMQASYYDEENKVDEAGAALVKGLGVYPPGAFVRLASQEVGVVLRRGVSATTPRVAVVTNRLGMPTGELIPRDTSQAQWKITGAVAHKDVRVKISLERLLPLV; encoded by the coding sequence ATGAACCTCGTCGCCATCAATTTCGAATCGGTCCCGCTCGGTGAACCGTTGCCATTCGCCCTGCGCGCAGCCAGTGGCGCGTTGCTGGCCCAAAAGGGCTTTGTGGTGCGCAACGCCAGCGAGCTGTCTGAGATCACGGGGCGGGGCATCCAGCTGTGTGTGGACGTGGACGAATCGGGCGAGAGCTACCGCGCCTACGTAGGCCGGCTGCAGCAGATGCTGATGTCGGAGACCTCCCTGGGCGAGTTGGCCGCCGTGAAGATGAGCGCCCCCGCCGCCGCACCGCCCCCCGCCCGCAACCGCGAAGAGCGCGGCCCGCTGGACTGGTCGGAACTGCAGCTGCGCACCACCCAGGTGCTGCGTGCGCCCAAGGCGTTTGATTTCCGCGAGCGATTTCTGCAGCTGCACGAGGACCTGGCCCGCCGCTGCGAGCAGGCCCCTGACGCCACGCTGCTAGCGCTGGTCTTCTTGTCGGCCCAGGAAACCCGCATGTACAGCGGCACCCACGCCATGCTGGTCAGCTGCATCTGCATGGTGGTGGGCCGCGAAATGCTGCGCTGGCCCCCGGACAAGGTGCGCCAGCTGGGCGCAGCGGGCTTGAGCATGAACATCGCCATGACCGAGCTGCAAGACCAGCTGGCCCAGCAGACCCAGCCGCTCACCGCTCGCCAGATTGCCGCCGTCGAAGACCACGCCAACCGCTCTGCCGCGCTGCTGGCCGAGCTCGGCATCACCGACAACGTATGGCTGGAAGCCGTGCGCCACCACCACCACCGCAAGCCCGGCCCCTTCAACGAGAAGACCGAAGGCCAGCAAATGGCCCGCCTCATCCAGCGCGCCGACGTGTTCGGTGCACGCATTGCCCCCCGCGCCGCCCGCTCGCCCATGCCCGTCACGGCCGCCATGCAGGCCAGCTACTACGACGAGGAAAACAAGGTGGACGAAGCCGGGGCCGCCCTGGTCAAAGGCCTGGGCGTGTACCCGCCCGGCGCCTTTGTGCGCCTGGCCAGCCAGGAAGTGGGTGTGGTGCTGCGCCGCGGCGTGAGCGCCACCACCCCGCGCGTGGCCGTGGTCACCAACCGCCTGGGCATGCCCACGGGCGAACTCATCCCCCGCGACACTTCGCAGGCCCAGTGGAAGATCACCGGCGCCGTGGCCCACAAGGATGTGCGCGTGAAGATCTCCCTAGAGCGGCTGCTGCCGCTGGTGTAG
- a CDS encoding efflux RND transporter permease subunit has product MNVSTWSIKNPIPALMLFVLLTFGGLIAFNAMKVQNFPDMDLPTISVTVSLPGASPTQLENDVARKVENSIATLQGLKHIYTKVQDGGATITAEFRLEKPTQEALDDVRSAVARIRGDLPGDVRDPIVTKMDLAAQPVLAFTVASPRMDDEALSWFVDNDVAKKLLTVRGVGAVTRVGGVDRQVQVALDPIKLQALGATAADVSRQLRLVQTESAGGRTDLGGSEQPVRTLATVQTAQELAGLTLALSDGRRVQLDQLATVTDTIAEPRAMALLNGKPVVGFEVSRSKGASEVEVGAAVQVALAELRAVHPDLEITEAFNFVDPVQEEYDGSMHLLYEGALLAVVVVWLFLRDWRATFVSAVALPLSVIPAFIGMQWLGFSINVISLLALSLVVGILVDDAIVEVENIVRHLRMGKTPYQAAMEAADEIGLAVVATTFTLIAVFLPTAFMSGIAGKFFKQFGWTASLAVFASLVVARVLTPMMAAYILKPIVGEHRDPRWMGVYLRWAAWCIQHRWITFVATIAFFAGSLALIPLLPTGFIPPDDNSQTQVYLELPPGATLAQTRAVAEDARERVAGVAHVKSVYTTIGGGTAGSDPFAGGGNAETRKATLTITLDARGDRPRKQGIEADIRTALESLPGVRTKVGLGGSGEKYVLVLTGDDPQALQTAALAVEKDLRTIPGLGSISSTASLVRSEIAVRPDFARAADLGVTSSAIAETLRIATVGDYDTALPKLNLASRQVPIVVKLQDDARKDLAVLERLPVPGAKGPVLLGQVATLEFSGGPAVVDRYDRARNVNFEIELSGQPLGDVTQAVAALPSITHLPPGVRQITIGDAEMMEELFASFGLAMLTGVLCIYIVLVLLFKDFLHPATILVALPLSLGGAFVGLLIAQKSFSMPSLIGLIMLMGIATKNSILLVEYAILARREHGMTRFEALMDACHKRARPIIMTTLAMGAGMMPIALGLGAADGSFRSPMAVAVIGGLITSTFLSLLVIPAVFTGVDDLGLKIGRLWRRLSGGGRSDAPASQSTQ; this is encoded by the coding sequence ATGAATGTCTCTACCTGGTCGATCAAGAATCCGATACCGGCGCTGATGCTGTTTGTGCTGCTGACCTTCGGCGGCCTGATCGCGTTCAACGCCATGAAGGTGCAGAACTTTCCGGACATGGACTTGCCCACCATCTCGGTGACGGTGAGCCTGCCCGGCGCCTCGCCCACGCAGCTGGAAAACGATGTCGCCCGCAAGGTCGAAAACAGCATCGCCACGCTGCAGGGCCTCAAGCACATCTACACCAAGGTGCAGGACGGCGGCGCCACCATCACCGCCGAGTTCCGCCTGGAAAAGCCCACGCAGGAGGCGCTGGATGACGTGAGATCTGCCGTGGCCCGCATCCGCGGCGACCTGCCCGGCGATGTGCGTGACCCCATCGTCACCAAGATGGACCTGGCCGCGCAGCCGGTGCTGGCGTTCACCGTGGCCTCGCCGCGCATGGACGACGAAGCGCTGTCGTGGTTTGTGGACAACGACGTGGCCAAGAAGCTGCTCACCGTGCGCGGTGTGGGCGCCGTCACCCGCGTGGGCGGGGTGGATCGGCAGGTGCAGGTGGCACTCGACCCCATCAAGCTGCAGGCGCTGGGCGCCACGGCGGCCGATGTATCGCGCCAACTGCGCCTGGTGCAGACCGAAAGCGCCGGCGGGCGCACCGACCTGGGCGGCAGCGAGCAACCCGTGCGCACACTGGCCACGGTGCAGACGGCGCAAGAGCTGGCAGGCCTGACCCTGGCGCTGTCTGACGGCCGCCGTGTGCAGCTGGACCAGCTTGCCACCGTGACCGACACCATTGCCGAGCCCCGCGCCATGGCGCTGCTCAACGGCAAGCCGGTGGTGGGGTTTGAGGTCTCGCGCAGCAAGGGCGCCAGCGAAGTGGAAGTGGGCGCCGCTGTGCAGGTGGCACTGGCCGAGCTGCGGGCCGTGCACCCCGATCTGGAGATCACCGAGGCCTTCAACTTTGTGGACCCGGTGCAGGAGGAATACGACGGATCGATGCACCTGCTGTACGAAGGCGCGCTGCTGGCCGTGGTGGTGGTGTGGCTGTTCCTGCGCGACTGGCGCGCCACCTTTGTCTCGGCCGTGGCGCTGCCGCTGTCGGTCATCCCGGCGTTCATCGGCATGCAGTGGCTGGGCTTTTCGATCAACGTGATCTCGCTGCTGGCGCTGTCGCTGGTGGTGGGCATTTTGGTGGACGACGCCATCGTGGAGGTCGAGAACATCGTGCGCCACCTGCGCATGGGCAAGACGCCCTACCAGGCCGCGATGGAAGCCGCCGACGAAATTGGCCTGGCCGTGGTGGCCACCACCTTCACGCTGATTGCGGTGTTTTTGCCCACCGCGTTCATGAGCGGCATTGCGGGCAAGTTCTTCAAGCAGTTTGGCTGGACGGCGTCGCTCGCCGTGTTTGCCAGCCTGGTGGTGGCGCGGGTGCTCACGCCCATGATGGCGGCGTACATCCTCAAGCCCATCGTGGGCGAGCACCGCGACCCGCGCTGGATGGGCGTGTACCTGCGCTGGGCGGCGTGGTGCATCCAGCACCGCTGGATCACCTTTGTCGCCACAATTGCCTTCTTTGCCGGGTCGCTCGCGCTCATCCCGCTGCTGCCCACGGGCTTCATCCCACCGGACGACAACTCGCAAACCCAGGTGTACCTGGAGCTGCCCCCCGGCGCCACGCTGGCCCAGACGCGCGCCGTGGCCGAAGACGCCCGAGAGCGCGTGGCCGGGGTGGCCCACGTCAAGAGCGTGTACACCACCATCGGCGGCGGCACGGCGGGCTCGGACCCATTTGCGGGCGGCGGCAACGCCGAAACCCGCAAGGCCACGCTGACCATCACGCTGGATGCGCGCGGTGATCGCCCGCGCAAGCAGGGCATTGAGGCGGACATCCGCACAGCGCTAGAGAGCCTGCCCGGGGTTCGCACCAAGGTGGGCCTGGGCGGCTCGGGCGAGAAGTACGTGCTGGTGCTCACGGGCGACGACCCGCAGGCGCTGCAAACCGCCGCGCTGGCGGTGGAGAAAGACCTGCGCACCATTCCTGGCCTGGGCAGCATCTCGTCCACGGCCAGCCTGGTGCGCTCGGAAATCGCCGTGCGCCCCGACTTTGCCCGCGCCGCCGACCTGGGCGTGACCAGCAGCGCCATTGCCGAGACGCTGCGCATTGCCACCGTGGGCGACTACGACACGGCCCTGCCCAAGCTCAACCTGGCCTCGCGCCAGGTGCCCATCGTCGTCAAGCTGCAAGACGATGCGCGCAAAGACTTGGCCGTGCTGGAGCGCCTGCCCGTGCCCGGCGCCAAAGGCCCGGTGCTATTGGGACAAGTGGCCACGCTGGAGTTCAGCGGTGGCCCGGCGGTGGTGGACCGCTATGACCGAGCCCGCAACGTCAACTTCGAGATCGAGCTGTCAGGCCAGCCGCTGGGCGATGTGACGCAGGCCGTGGCCGCGCTGCCCTCCATCACCCACCTGCCGCCCGGCGTGCGCCAGATCACCATTGGCGACGCCGAGATGATGGAAGAGCTGTTCGCCAGCTTTGGCCTGGCCATGCTCACGGGCGTGCTGTGCATCTACATCGTGCTGGTGCTGCTGTTCAAGGACTTCCTGCACCCGGCCACCATCCTGGTGGCGCTGCCGCTGTCGCTGGGTGGGGCGTTTGTGGGCCTGCTGATTGCGCAAAAGAGCTTCTCGATGCCCTCGCTCATCGGGCTGATCATGCTCATGGGCATTGCCACCAAGAACTCCATCTTGCTGGTGGAATACGCCATCCTGGCGCGGCGCGAGCACGGCATGACACGCTTTGAAGCGCTGATGGACGCCTGCCACAAGCGCGCACGCCCCATCATCATGACCACGCTGGCCATGGGCGCAGGCATGATGCCCATTGCCCTGGGGCTGGGCGCGGCCGATGGCAGCTTCCGCTCGCCCATGGCGGTGGCGGTGATTGGCGGGCTCATCACCTCCACCTTCTTGAGCCTGCTGGTCATCCCGGCGGTGTTCACGGGGGTGGATGACCTGGGGCTGAAGATCGGGCGGCTGTGGCGGCGGCTGAGCGGAGGGGGGCGCAGCGACGCCCCCGCATCCCAGTCCACGCAGTGA